In Drosophila yakuba strain Tai18E2 chromosome X, Prin_Dyak_Tai18E2_2.1, whole genome shotgun sequence, a single genomic region encodes these proteins:
- the LOC6525463 gene encoding protein nullo produces MGSTHSAEEQVKSVEDTTSPGNPGIFCTAASLPNFISNIQRLVLRKLSISARKQRRLSKHSKQLLRPMPRCSSFGSSGTLLTPTKKSCSLADRRYAQWKCSFEHLARMQSPPRLHDISEAMTGQTTPPGFPSHTDAKRCLVVASTMEDASSPESPLYDLVGGGQKLRRRLSLRSHAPVRRPSARQKAEASKLDAQLQRDLRDLEDYYGGFHFAQRRERLVKV; encoded by the coding sequence ATGGGCAGCACACATTCCGCTGAGGAGCAGGTAAAGAGTGTGGAGGACACAACCAGTCCCGGCAATCCGGGCATCTTCTGCACGGCGGCCTCACTGCCCAACTTCATTAGCAATATCCAGCGACTGGTGCTCCGCAAGCTGAGCATCTCGGCGAGGAAACAAAGGCGACTGAGCAAGCACTCCAAGCAACTGCTGCGACCCATGCCCCGCTGCTCGTCCTTCGGATCCAGCGGCACTCTActgacgcccaccaagaagtcCTGCAGCTTGGCGGATCGCCGCTATGCCCAGTGGAAGTGCAGCTTCGAGCACCTGGCCAGGATGCAGTCGCCGCCGCGTCTTCATGACATCAGCGAGGCCATGACTGGACAGACCACGCCCCCTGGCTTTCCCTCCCACACGGATGCCAAGCGCTGCCTGGTGGTGGCCAGTACGATGGAGGACGCCAGTTCGCCGGAGTCGCCGCTGTACGATTTGGTGGGCGGTGGCCAGAAACTTCGCCGTCGCCTCAGTTTGCGCAGCCACGCCCCCGTGCGCCGCCCATCCGCACGGCAGAAGGCAGAAGCATCCAAGTTGGATGCCCAGCTGCAGCGGGATCTTCGCGATCTGGAGGATTACTATGGCGGCTTCCACTTTGCCCAGCGTCGCGAGCGTTTGGTCAAGGTTTAG